The Microbacterium sp. LKL04 sequence CAGGCGGGCGTACCACGCGGGGACGACCCGTTCGCGAGGCGCCGCGGGCTCCTTCATGCGGACGAGGAACGCGGCGCAGACGCAGACGAGGATGAGCGACACGACGTAGTGGAAGCCGACGATGAAGGGGTTGAGGCCCGTCAGGACGGTGATGCCGCCGACGATCGCCTGGGCGACGACGCCGCCGAGGACCACGAGTGCCAGAACGAACAGGTCGCGACGGGTGCGCCGCATCCGCCAGACCAGCACGACCACCATCAGAGCGAGGATGCCGACGAGTCCCGTCAGCGTGCGGTTGCCGAACTCGATCACGCCGTGGATGCCCATCTCGGGCGTCGCCACGAGCGACTCCGGCGTGCAGGTCGGCCACGTGGGGCAGCCCAGGCCCGACCCGGTCAGTCGGACGGCGCCGCCGGTGGCGATGATGAGCGTCTCGGCGAGGAACGAGAGCCACGCGACGAGGGGCAGCAGGCGCGGCATCCGCGTGACGGGCGGGGCGGTCGGTGTCGACGCGGTGATGAGCATGGGGTCGCCTCCGGGCGCGGGCCGGCACGCCGCGGGGGACAGCCGTGCCTGTAGAATGAAGGAGTCGGCGAGCGCGATCCCCATCGCAGCCCGCACAACGATTCTAGGCGCGGTATCGCGTCGTCAGAGCGGCCAGCAGCGGCATCCCCCTCGTGCACTCCT is a genomic window containing:
- a CDS encoding COX15/CtaA family protein, with protein sequence MLITASTPTAPPVTRMPRLLPLVAWLSFLAETLIIATGGAVRLTGSGLGCPTWPTCTPESLVATPEMGIHGVIEFGNRTLTGLVGILALMVVVLVWRMRRTRRDLFVLALVVLGGVVAQAIVGGITVLTGLNPFIVGFHYVVSLILVCVCAAFLVRMKEPAAPRERVVPAWYARLAHLTTAVLAVTIAFGVLTTGAGPHSGDAAAGRNGFDAEILEHVHAWPGYTLLALTLILVGVAWARRLRPRTWVTLLLAAEAVQIAVGLYQARNGLPEIAVGVHMVLAALTAAAMTVVILRLKAPAALEVETASH